A DNA window from Bos indicus isolate NIAB-ARS_2022 breed Sahiwal x Tharparkar chromosome 9, NIAB-ARS_B.indTharparkar_mat_pri_1.0, whole genome shotgun sequence contains the following coding sequences:
- the RNASET2 gene encoding ribonuclease T2, with protein sequence MTSPAFLGALCLALSCLGGSHGFWRSDDLEWSKLIMVHHWPATVCQEVARHCKDPPNYWTIHGLWPDKSEACNRSWPFNPHEIKDLLPDMKMYWPDLLHPSNCSLQFWSHEWKKHGTCAAQLDALNSQRKYFGKSLDLYKALALTSMLQKLGIEPSTDHYYQVSDIRDALVTVYKVVPKVQCFLLEKGQEVQLLGQVELCFSKDLQLQNCSHAAEPAARRQEAWPNLGLHVCNDGPVLYPPLNETKL encoded by the exons ATGACTTCCCCGGCCTTCCTGGGCGCCTTGTGCCTGGCGCTGAGCTGTTTGGGCGGCTCGCATGGGTTCTGGAGGAG TGATGACCTCGAGTGGAGCAAACTAATCATGGTTCACCACTGGCCTGCGACCGTGTGCCAG GAAGTTGCGAGGCATTGCAAAGACCCTCCGAATTACTGGACGATACACGGATTATG GCCCGATAAAAGTGAAGCATGTAACCGATCCTGGCCCTTTAATCCACATGAGATCAAG GACCTTTTGCCAGACATGAAGATGTACTGGCCCGATCTGCTCCATCCGTCCAACTGCAGCCTCCAGTTCTG GAGCCATGAGTGGAAGAAGCACGGGACCTGTGCTGCTCAGCTGGATGCCCTCAATTCCCAGAGGAAGTACTTTGGCAAGAGTCTGGATCTGTATAAGGCACTGGCCCTGACCAG cATGCTCCAGAAATTGGGGATAGAACCATCTACCGACCACTACTACCAG GTGTCAGACATCAGAGACGCGCTTGTCACCGTGTACAAAGTTGTGCCCAAAGTCCAGTGTTTTCTGCTAGAGAAG GGCCAGGAGGTGCAGCTCCTCGGGCAGGTGGAACTGTGCTTCTCCAAGGACCTGCAGCTGCAGAACTGCTCGCATGCTGCGGAGCCGGCGGCCCGTAGGCAGGAAGCCTGGCCGAACCTGGGCCTGCATGTCTGCAATGACGGCCCGGTCCTATACCCTCCGCTCAACGAGACCAAACTCTGA